The Medicago truncatula cultivar Jemalong A17 chromosome 4, MtrunA17r5.0-ANR, whole genome shotgun sequence genome includes a region encoding these proteins:
- the LOC11431824 gene encoding non-classical arabinogalactan protein 31: MGNFLALLMLILQLTFFTPFAEEFETTLQELDAFKPSVPVKPVPVKPAPVKPLKPPIPVTPPTPIKPPAPRTPPTPIKPRVPVTPPIPVTPPTPIKPPAPRTPPTPIKSRVPVTPPTPVKPPVPVKPPTHVTPAPVKPPAPVTPAPVKPPVSIKPAPVKPTPVKPGPFVPNPISVHIPVMPIPGITVPITPAFVTPPAQVDPHALVTPAPAEPPSHVTLSPVEPPIIPTNPLALAYSPLPLRLNHISRKLMVV; encoded by the coding sequence ATGGGAAATTTTTTAGCATTGTTGATGCTCATACTCCAACTAACCTTTTTCACTCCATTTGCTGAAGAGTTTGAAACAACTCTTCAAGAACTTGATGCTTTTAAGCCTTCGGTTCCTGTTAAGCCTGTCCCTGTTAAGCCTGCCCCTGTTAAGCCCCTTAAGCCTCCTATCCCTGTTACCCCTCCTACGCCTATTAAGCCTCCTGCCCCTCGTACCCCTCCTACCCCTATTAAGCCTCGTGTCCCTGTTACCCCTCCTATCCCTGTTACCCCTCCTACGCCTATTAAGCCTCCTGCCCCTCGTACCCCTCCTACCCCTATTAAGTCTCGTGTCCCTGTTACCCCTCCTACCCCTGTTAAACCTCCTGTCCCTGTTAAACCTCCTACTCATGTTACGCCTGCACCTGTTAAGCCTCCTGCTCCAGTCACGCCTGCACCTGTCAAGCCTCCTGTCTCTATTAAACCTGCTCCTGTTAAGCCTACTCCTGTTAAGCCTGGCCCTTTTGTGCCTAATCCAATTTCCGTCCATATCCCTGTTATGCCTATACCTGGTATTACTGTCCCTATTACACCTGCCTTTGTTACGCCTCCTGCCCAAGTTGACCCTCATGCCCTTGTCACGCCTGCCCCTGCTGAGCCTCCTTCCCATGTTACACTTTCCCCTGTCGAGCCACCGATTATTCCAACAAACCCCCTTGCTCTGGCTTACTCGCCATTGCCATTGCGTCTCAATCACATCTCTAGAAAATTGATGGTTGTTTAA
- the LOC11432894 gene encoding uncharacterized protein isoform X2, with protein MEEPRDQKQAPPSEQNPNSIPDSNPNPNPNRPRTVKGKSCKGCAYYSSVLKSKSKNPTCYGLSRTLQEVPPYVVGESELEASKEGRKLANFKYACIGYSIYLDNKDSSPDSQDKTAKLPFCVGLEVVSEVNPSTSPVGQVPAHARQTNDREHPAAQPRMSKPPITSAEEFLNRFQKNATLVAYGVVKNLNKVGNRIKESLDDILYRRPK; from the exons ATGGAGGAACCAAGAGATCAAAAACAAGCTCCACCATCTGAACAAAATCCCAATTCAATTCCAGATTCAAAtcctaaccctaaccctaatcGTCCTAGAACAGTGAAAGGAAAATCGTGTAAGGGATGCGCTTATTACTCTTCTGTTCTTAAATCCAAATCTAAAAATCCAACTTGTTATGGTTTGTCAAGAACGCTTCAGGAAg TTCCCCCATATGTCGTGGGAGAAAGTGAGTTGGAAGCTTCTAAAGAGGGCCGCAAACTTGCAAATTTCAAGTATGCTTGTATTGGGTACTCTATCTACTTAGACAACAAAGATTCTTCACCTGACTCACAGGACAAAACAGCAAAGTTGCCCTTTTGCGTTGGACTTGAG GTAGTCTCGGAGGTGAATCCTTCTACTTCACCTGTTGGCCAAGTTCCTGCTCATGCTCGTCAAACTAACG ACCGTGAACATCCAGCCGCTCAACCACGTATGAGTAAACCTCCAATTACTTCAGCAGAAGAATTCTTAAACAG GTTTCAAAAAAATGCTACCCTAGTGGCATACGGTGTTGTAAAAAACTTGAACAAAGTCGGTAACCGTATAAAAGAGTCCCTAGATGACATTCTATATCGGAGACCCAAGTAA
- the LOC11432894 gene encoding uncharacterized protein isoform X1 — MEEPRDQKQAPPSEQNPNSIPDSNPNPNPNRPRTVKGKSCKGCAYYSSVLKSKSKNPTCYGLSRTLQEVPPYVVGESELEASKEGRKLANFKYACIGYSIYLDNKDSSPDSQDKTAKLPFCVGLEVSRVVSEVNPSTSPVGQVPAHARQTNDREHPAAQPRMSKPPITSAEEFLNRFQKNATLVAYGVVKNLNKVGNRIKESLDDILYRRPK; from the exons ATGGAGGAACCAAGAGATCAAAAACAAGCTCCACCATCTGAACAAAATCCCAATTCAATTCCAGATTCAAAtcctaaccctaaccctaatcGTCCTAGAACAGTGAAAGGAAAATCGTGTAAGGGATGCGCTTATTACTCTTCTGTTCTTAAATCCAAATCTAAAAATCCAACTTGTTATGGTTTGTCAAGAACGCTTCAGGAAg TTCCCCCATATGTCGTGGGAGAAAGTGAGTTGGAAGCTTCTAAAGAGGGCCGCAAACTTGCAAATTTCAAGTATGCTTGTATTGGGTACTCTATCTACTTAGACAACAAAGATTCTTCACCTGACTCACAGGACAAAACAGCAAAGTTGCCCTTTTGCGTTGGACTTGAGGTTTCAAGG GTAGTCTCGGAGGTGAATCCTTCTACTTCACCTGTTGGCCAAGTTCCTGCTCATGCTCGTCAAACTAACG ACCGTGAACATCCAGCCGCTCAACCACGTATGAGTAAACCTCCAATTACTTCAGCAGAAGAATTCTTAAACAG GTTTCAAAAAAATGCTACCCTAGTGGCATACGGTGTTGTAAAAAACTTGAACAAAGTCGGTAACCGTATAAAAGAGTCCCTAGATGACATTCTATATCGGAGACCCAAGTAA